DNA sequence from the Vicia villosa cultivar HV-30 ecotype Madison, WI linkage group LG3, Vvil1.0, whole genome shotgun sequence genome:
tttttttattattatttttacaatCTAAAATAGCGTTTAAGCTATAGCGCTAACAAAGTGGATCTTTTTAATAGCGCCCGTAAAATAATGGCTATTAAAGGCATATGTGTAAAATAATTAATAGcacttttttaaaaaatgctATTAAATTAGTGCTATTGTATGTCAAATTTGTAGTAGTTTCTGATATTATATTTACAAATTTAATCCTTAAGAAAGATAAGCAGTCAATATTTATTATAGATTGTAGAAAGAAATATCATtttcttcaatatatatatatatatatatatatatatatatatatatatatatatatatatatatatatatatatatatatatatatacgagcAAAACAAACTTCTTCCATTCAATAAAACAGTATTAATCATTCAATAAAATAGTATCAATACAACAAGGTATAAAATTAATGTAACTATGTCGAGACCAAAAATCGGCCGTCTTTGTTAAACAATGAGCAAtcatattcgcttgacgcttaACAAACTCTACttcaaaatttgaaaaatcaagtAACAAAAGTTTAATAGAAGGAATGATATAACTAAACTCCGAACTTATATTATAAAACTATAGTATTAATCGATTCAAAACTGGTtggctaaataaataaaaaattgataataCCAATATAAAAAGATACTATTCGAATCTCTAATAATGTATTCCAATCATTAATGCATTCATATTTTTAtctgaatatttattataaatcgtAAAGAAgaaatattaatgaaaaaaattcaaaagatcATATATTTAGGCATGGAAATAGTAATATCGTTGAGTTTATTcacaaattaaaaacaaaaattgatttatttaattattctcaATCTTAGCAACAATTAATGAGCTATTTTGGAAAGTTTCATCCGTCTAAGGAGCTTGTTATTTTATCTCAAACCCtagagctatatatatatatatatctcaaaCCCTAGAACCATATATACACACAATAGTACACAAAGTTTCACAAGGTGTTTTGTTCAATACTTTTAGTATATTACGTTTCTTTACCGTTAGTCCATGGATAATGAGATGATTCCATCTGTTACAAGAACTGTTGAAGGTAATCACGGTGGATATCATTATAGAGATGAATGGTATATGGATATGGAAATCGAGGAATTTGATAACTTGGTTATTGAGATTAATAGTGATGAAGATAATAGATTTATTAGTGATGAAGATAATAGATTTATTATTCAAATTGATAGCGATGAAATTGAAGATGAATGGAACTATGGCTGGGAAGATGGAATAGAGATTGAAGAAAATATTAGGTTTGTTCCTGCGGCTCCGTCATGTATTGAAGGATTGAAGATGGTAAAAGTAGAAGAAGCGGAAACATGTACTATTTGTCTTGAAGATTTTAATGTTGGTGTCTGTATGCCATGTTCACATATGTTTCATATGAATTGTATTCAAGATTGGTTAAATGTAGGCAATTCTTGCCCTTTATGTAGATTTCAGCTACCTACTAGTAGCTCAAATGAATAATATATAAGTGATTTTCTTGTGATGTTTAATGAATGTGTGTTTATTATTACTCAACCAGAAGGCAGGTCTTATATATTTTTATGAAGATATTGAAAGACCgttcttatatttttttgttatgtGAATATTGGGTCATAGTATATAGGTGGAGGAGGCAAGTCTAGCAAAAACCAGAAGCCAAGATAGTTTTTAGA
Encoded proteins:
- the LOC131659556 gene encoding E3 ubiquitin-protein ligase SDIR1-like; translation: MDNEMIPSVTRTVEGNHGGYHYRDEWYMDMEIEEFDNLVIEINSDEDNRFISDEDNRFIIQIDSDEIEDEWNYGWEDGIEIEENIRFVPAAPSCIEGLKMVKVEEAETCTICLEDFNVGVCMPCSHMFHMNCIQDWLNVGNSCPLCRFQLPTSSSNE